The genomic segment TACACACTCATCCTCCTTTTTTAAATGCCTTATTTTTAAATCAAAAAAATTTATTTGACTTGTCTTTATTTGAATCTAAAATGTTTGCTTCTTCTTTTACTACAATTTCTCCTTATTCTCCAGGAAGTTTAAAATTGGCTTTAGCAGTAGCCAAAGCTAGTCGGAAATATCAAATTATTTATTTACAGCAACATGGGCTTGTTGTGTGGGGTAAAGATTTGAAACAAGTTTTGGCCCTGAGTGAAGAAATAGAAGCCTTAGCTAAAATTAAACTCAATTGTTGTTAGTACTTTTCTTCAATAACATTAACCCAATTGTTAAAATTAAAACCAGAAAAGTTAAAACAGCAGTTTCTATCATAGCCATATAGAATTCTTGTTCTGTTGGATGTGTTTCTACTAAATTTAAAGTTAAGGCCAAAATACGTCTGATACTGGCAATTAATCCAATAATTAAAAATGGCTCTGGTTTTATAATGTGTTCCTGATATGAAATAACCACTGTATGGGCTACTTCTAAAATCATAAGAGCAAAGAAAACTTTATTTAAAATTACTGCTGTTGTATAAGCAAAATCTTTAGTAAATAATAATGATTTTAAATTATAAAATAGTTGACAAACAAATGCTCCGCCTAGAATTATTAAAAGTATTCCTATTGTGAGATGTAGTAAGTCTGAACCTGCTTCAAAAAAACGCTTTGAGATATTTATTTTAATAGACATATCTACCCTCCTTTTTAAGGATAGATATTTATTTGTAAATTTTAAAAAAGGATTTTGGGACAGGATATTGATTTTTTTAGGTAAAACAAATAAATAAAATAAGTTCAATTTTTTTTATGTCAAGATAGACAATATATGCTCCTAATCTATTTTATTAAAATTTTTAGAGTTTCTTTATCTTAAAAATAAAAAAATAAACTGGAGATTTTAAAATTTGAGCATTTAATCTACAATCTGGCATAGGTATTGTGAAGAATATGAAATAAGCCTGGACAGAAACAATAGAGAGTTGGTAGAAGTTT from the Desulfonauticus submarinus genome contains:
- a CDS encoding phosphate-starvation-inducible PsiE family protein; this encodes MSIKINISKRFFEAGSDLLHLTIGILLIILGGAFVCQLFYNLKSLLFTKDFAYTTAVILNKVFFALMILEVAHTVVISYQEHIIKPEPFLIIGLIASIRRILALTLNLVETHPTEQEFYMAMIETAVLTFLVLILTIGLMLLKKSTNNN